From Sphaerochaeta sp., a single genomic window includes:
- a CDS encoding ABC transporter substrate-binding protein produces MKKVLAMLLVLALLGSGLFAQGSKESSTTSSGTGKYKIGILAPAVTHGWVAAVAYNAEQRSKELSDKVVYKLYTSSNGEEMTTQLDDLLLWGAQAIVAFPQWTGMEVPIQKAIDKGVVVVNFDIEINAKGVYRVSGDNEDMGIQGAKYIVDKIGKTGNVVILDVPTSGSVAALRKKGFTETIAKLAPEMKLQTYATQFTREAGLKDMADILTKNPKIDAVYSMDDETSIGAIQAIREAGRTDIKVITGGGGSQEYFKMMPENPDIWIESALYSPAMVRDAVDIAVEILDGGKPEAVKIIPTTIVDRSNYTEFLDANSPY; encoded by the coding sequence ATGAAAAAGGTACTGGCCATGTTGTTGGTGCTGGCGCTTCTCGGAAGCGGGCTCTTCGCACAAGGGAGCAAAGAATCATCCACCACGTCCTCGGGGACGGGCAAATACAAGATCGGCATTCTCGCCCCGGCGGTCACTCACGGTTGGGTGGCGGCAGTCGCGTACAATGCGGAACAACGCAGCAAGGAACTTTCCGACAAAGTAGTCTACAAACTGTACACCAGTTCCAATGGTGAAGAGATGACCACACAGTTGGATGACCTTCTGCTTTGGGGCGCCCAGGCGATCGTCGCATTCCCCCAGTGGACTGGTATGGAGGTTCCCATCCAGAAAGCGATTGACAAAGGGGTTGTGGTCGTCAACTTTGACATCGAGATCAATGCCAAGGGCGTGTATCGTGTCAGCGGTGACAACGAGGATATGGGCATCCAGGGTGCGAAATACATCGTGGACAAAATCGGCAAGACAGGAAACGTTGTGATTCTCGACGTCCCCACCTCCGGTTCCGTCGCTGCGCTTCGTAAGAAAGGATTCACCGAAACCATTGCGAAACTGGCACCTGAGATGAAACTGCAGACTTATGCGACGCAGTTCACCCGTGAAGCTGGTCTGAAAGACATGGCGGATATCCTGACGAAGAATCCCAAGATCGACGCAGTCTACTCCATGGATGATGAGACATCCATCGGAGCCATCCAGGCGATTCGAGAGGCAGGACGGACGGACATCAAGGTCATCACCGGTGGTGGCGGTTCCCAAGAGTACTTCAAGATGATGCCGGAGAACCCTGACATCTGGATTGAGAGTGCGCTCTATAGCCCTGCGATGGTCCGTGATGCCGTGGATATCGCCGTGGAGATTCTTGACGGTGGCAAACCGGAAGCGGTGAAGATCATCCCGACGACCATCGTCGATCGGTCGAACTACACCGAATTCCTGGATGCGAACAGCCCGTATTAA
- a CDS encoding sugar ABC transporter ATP-binding protein → MRVDMHSISKSFGSNLVLRQVDFSVQGGEIHALLGENGAGKSTLMNILGGVIPRDNGEILLDDKPVVFTTPAESLHSGIAFIHQELNLVNDLTIYENLFLGRELKKRGSLLDTEAMIKQTQDVFDQMGLHLDPCMLVGDLDASYKQIVEISRAMIEHASIIIMDEPTTSLTETEIQRVFALMRSLQQQGVGIVFISHKLREVLEICSRYSVLRDGVLVANGPVTPELTTAQLAYHMVGHTVRAINLQRNERHEEVALRLDHLTDGLQFRDISLAVHRGEILGVTGLLGDGRSELFQSVFGFGAPYQGQVTLKGKPIHCHSTWDAIAHGIAYVPRNRKENGIIKDLDILENGSIVILKHLTRHGLINQKKELDTFSELVKELSIKLGRVTDSITSLSGGNQQKVVLAKWLASNPSVLILDNPTQGVDVGAKEEIYDIILKLAEHGVAVIVLSSEAQEIIRVCSRAVVMFHGAIMGEVTGEAMTEHAIMRLATGEEQGASS, encoded by the coding sequence ATGCGTGTTGACATGCATTCCATTTCCAAATCATTCGGCAGTAACTTGGTATTGCGCCAGGTCGATTTCTCGGTGCAAGGAGGGGAAATCCATGCCTTGCTCGGAGAAAACGGTGCCGGAAAATCCACCTTGATGAACATTCTGGGAGGCGTCATTCCTAGGGACAACGGCGAAATTCTTCTGGATGACAAACCGGTGGTGTTCACTACCCCAGCGGAGTCATTGCACAGTGGCATCGCATTCATCCACCAGGAACTCAACCTGGTCAATGACCTGACCATTTACGAAAACCTGTTTTTGGGAAGGGAGCTGAAGAAACGGGGTTCTCTGCTTGATACCGAAGCGATGATCAAGCAAACGCAGGATGTCTTTGACCAGATGGGACTGCATCTTGATCCCTGCATGCTGGTCGGTGACCTTGACGCCTCGTACAAACAGATCGTGGAGATCAGCAGGGCAATGATCGAGCACGCCTCGATCATCATCATGGACGAACCGACTACCAGTCTGACGGAAACGGAAATCCAACGGGTGTTCGCCTTGATGCGCTCGTTGCAGCAACAGGGTGTGGGAATCGTATTCATCTCCCACAAGCTCAGGGAGGTGCTGGAGATATGTTCCCGCTACTCCGTCCTGCGGGACGGTGTCCTGGTGGCCAATGGTCCGGTAACACCGGAACTGACCACCGCACAACTCGCCTACCACATGGTCGGGCATACCGTACGTGCCATCAATCTCCAACGGAATGAGCGGCATGAGGAAGTGGCGCTTCGCCTTGACCATCTGACCGATGGATTACAATTCAGGGACATCTCCCTTGCTGTGCACCGCGGAGAAATCCTCGGTGTCACCGGATTATTGGGGGACGGACGGAGCGAACTCTTCCAATCGGTATTCGGGTTCGGAGCCCCCTATCAAGGTCAGGTGACGCTGAAAGGCAAGCCAATCCATTGCCACTCGACATGGGATGCGATCGCACATGGCATCGCCTACGTCCCCCGCAACCGTAAGGAAAACGGAATCATCAAGGATCTGGATATTCTGGAAAACGGGTCCATCGTGATTCTGAAACATCTCACTCGTCATGGCTTGATCAACCAGAAGAAGGAGTTGGACACCTTCTCCGAACTGGTCAAAGAACTGTCCATCAAACTGGGGAGAGTTACCGACTCCATCACCAGTCTGTCGGGGGGAAACCAGCAGAAGGTGGTGCTGGCGAAATGGCTGGCCAGCAACCCCAGCGTCCTGATTTTGGACAACCCAACCCAGGGTGTGGATGTCGGAGCCAAGGAAGAAATTTATGACATCATCCTGAAACTTGCCGAGCATGGAGTGGCCGTCATCGTGCTCTCCAGCGAAGCGCAGGAAATCATCAGGGTTTGCAGCCGTGCGGTGGTGATGTTCCATGGAGCCATCATGGGAGAGGTCACCGGAGAAGCGATGACTGAACACGCCATCATGCGTCTGGCAACCGGAGAGGAACAAGGAGCATCATCATGA